A genomic region of Lysinibacillus sp. 2017 contains the following coding sequences:
- a CDS encoding hydrolase, giving the protein MLNKEETVVVLIDVQGKLAQIVDESEFVIGNIATVVQGAKALELPILWLEQYPKGLGVTVEEIAQHLTDQAPIEKITFSAYQTEEFVQALEQTGRKKVLLAGIETHICVYQTAADLLENGYEVEVLADCVSSRTAGDREVGIQKMLQIGASITSVEMALFEMQQIAKGDTFKLISKFVK; this is encoded by the coding sequence ATGCTTAACAAAGAAGAAACTGTAGTCGTATTAATTGATGTTCAAGGGAAGTTAGCGCAAATAGTTGATGAGAGTGAATTTGTTATCGGAAATATTGCGACTGTTGTGCAAGGAGCAAAAGCGTTAGAATTACCGATTTTATGGTTGGAGCAGTATCCAAAGGGGTTAGGGGTTACTGTGGAGGAAATTGCGCAGCATTTAACCGATCAAGCACCTATTGAAAAGATTACGTTTAGTGCCTATCAGACGGAGGAATTCGTGCAGGCATTAGAGCAAACCGGTCGTAAAAAGGTATTACTAGCAGGAATCGAAACACATATTTGTGTGTATCAAACTGCCGCAGACTTATTAGAAAATGGCTATGAAGTCGAAGTATTAGCCGACTGTGTATCATCAAGAACTGCAGGTGATCGTGAAGTGGGTATTCAAAAAATGCTCCAGATTGGTGCATCGATTACAAGTGTTGAAATGGCCTTATTTGAAATGCAACAAATAGCAAAAGGCGATACATTTAAATTGATTAGTAAATTTGTAAAATAA
- a CDS encoding DHA2 family efflux MFS transporter permease subunit: protein MEKIQDVKTFKKPPYLMIAVLFVGAFVAFLNNTLLNVALPSIMTAFDIKDYSTVQWLATGYMLVSGVLVPASAYLITKFRTRPLFLISMGIFVVGTALAAFAPSFGLLVTGRMIQAAGAATMSPLLMNVMLISFPVEKRGQAMGIFGLVMILAPAIGPTLSGWIVEHYDWSVLFKMILPIAIVALLLAVWKLEDVLPNRPAKIDILSLVLSTIGFGGLLYGFSTASSAGWGAFEVWGTISIGAIGLVWFIVRQFRLEEPLLDLRIYTYPSYALASVVSMVLAVAMFSGMILTPAYVQNVRGIEPFEAGLMMLPGAIVMGIMSPITGKLFDKVGPRILAVVGLAIATGATIGLGFLEVDSTYTFIITMYTIRMLGISMVMMPIMTNGLNALPNRLNPHGTAMNNTAQQVAGAIGTAVLVTIFNSHTKTRAAEIVADMKANTTPGAAQPSAEQLEQIQEQIMQQAMLDGITYSFFIAAGVTVIALIIALFLKRVDITKREDFMDNTKEK from the coding sequence ATGGAAAAAATACAAGACGTAAAAACATTTAAAAAACCTCCTTATTTAATGATTGCTGTATTATTCGTTGGGGCATTCGTAGCGTTTTTAAATAACACATTATTAAACGTAGCGTTGCCATCGATTATGACGGCTTTCGATATTAAGGATTATTCAACAGTACAATGGTTAGCAACAGGTTACATGTTAGTAAGTGGGGTATTAGTACCAGCTTCTGCATATTTAATTACTAAATTTAGAACACGACCATTATTCCTTATTTCAATGGGGATTTTCGTTGTAGGTACAGCGTTAGCAGCATTCGCACCGTCATTCGGTCTTTTAGTAACAGGACGTATGATTCAAGCGGCTGGTGCAGCGACAATGTCACCACTTTTAATGAATGTTATGTTAATTAGCTTCCCAGTTGAAAAACGTGGGCAAGCAATGGGGATTTTCGGGTTAGTTATGATATTAGCACCAGCAATTGGACCGACATTATCAGGTTGGATTGTTGAACATTACGACTGGAGCGTACTGTTCAAAATGATTCTTCCGATTGCTATCGTTGCTTTATTATTAGCTGTCTGGAAATTAGAGGATGTATTACCAAACCGTCCTGCGAAAATTGATATATTATCTCTTGTATTATCAACAATTGGTTTTGGTGGGTTATTATATGGTTTCAGTACAGCGAGTTCAGCAGGCTGGGGTGCATTTGAAGTTTGGGGTACAATCAGTATTGGTGCCATCGGACTTGTTTGGTTTATCGTTCGTCAATTCCGATTAGAAGAACCATTATTAGATTTACGTATTTACACATATCCTTCATATGCATTAGCTTCAGTCGTTTCGATGGTATTAGCTGTAGCGATGTTCTCAGGTATGATTTTAACACCAGCTTACGTGCAAAACGTACGTGGTATTGAGCCGTTCGAAGCTGGTTTAATGATGTTACCAGGTGCCATTGTAATGGGGATTATGTCTCCAATAACAGGTAAATTATTCGATAAAGTTGGACCTCGTATTTTAGCGGTAGTTGGTTTAGCAATCGCAACAGGTGCAACTATCGGTTTAGGCTTCTTAGAAGTAGATTCTACTTATACATTTATTATTACAATGTATACAATTCGTATGTTAGGTATCTCAATGGTAATGATGCCAATTATGACAAACGGTTTAAATGCATTACCAAACCGTTTAAATCCACATGGTACTGCGATGAATAATACAGCTCAACAAGTAGCAGGTGCAATTGGTACAGCTGTATTAGTAACAATTTTCAACTCGCACACAAAAACGCGTGCAGCTGAAATTGTTGCAGATATGAAAGCAAATACAACACCAGGTGCTGCGCAACCTTCTGCAGAACAACTTGAGCAAATTCAAGAACAAATTATGCAACAAGCAATGCTTGATGGTATTACGTATTCGTTCTTCATTGCAGCAGGTGTGACAGTTATCGCGTTGATTATCGCGTTATTCTTAAAACGAGTAGATATAACAAAACGTGAAGATTTCATGGATAATACGAAAGAAAAATAA
- a CDS encoding nucleoside-diphosphate sugar epimerase, protein MLRLSWLISMGISLFGVMLIQYFFKLKPEETAEVGNLGALGLALVIPFLILSIFITYRFFVESARHAHDQLMRMIYLIFGVALLVAFIYYANDFKNEVYTSLGGNTKTLGSQIYGFPVLNEYTNHVFVNFYTFGIIHTISGLIGALVGIIKPSKKDLIESEETEQ, encoded by the coding sequence ATGTTACGACTTAGTTGGCTCATAAGTATGGGCATTAGTTTATTTGGAGTCATGCTTATACAATACTTTTTTAAATTGAAACCTGAGGAAACGGCTGAGGTAGGTAATCTTGGTGCACTTGGATTAGCACTAGTTATACCCTTCCTTATATTAAGCATATTTATTACGTATCGCTTTTTTGTTGAAAGTGCTCGTCATGCACACGATCAATTGATGCGTATGATTTATTTGATTTTCGGTGTCGCATTACTTGTTGCATTCATTTATTATGCAAATGATTTTAAAAATGAAGTATACACGTCGCTAGGTGGCAATACGAAAACACTTGGCTCTCAAATATACGGTTTTCCAGTACTAAATGAGTATACAAACCATGTATTTGTTAACTTCTATACATTCGGGATCATACATACGATAAGTGGTTTAATAGGTGCGCTTGTCGGAATCATAAAACCTTCTAAAAAGGACTTAATTGAATCCGAAGAAACTGAACAATAA
- a CDS encoding MarR family transcriptional regulator: MVDIIELLYRQYKHLRDETEKIWNEQNDIQLTTAEWYVINHINQGASTVPEIMKRMDITKQAVHKFFNGLEEKGIVQTALIKAPKTQRNATLTSLGYEVIDKSALIQVKIVKQIEHNIGNENYLKLKELLNMPWQDSE, from the coding sequence ATGGTAGATATAATCGAATTATTATATAGACAATATAAACATTTACGCGATGAAACAGAAAAAATCTGGAATGAACAAAATGATATTCAGCTGACAACTGCAGAGTGGTATGTGATTAATCATATTAATCAAGGAGCCTCTACTGTCCCTGAAATTATGAAAAGAATGGATATTACAAAACAAGCGGTACATAAATTTTTTAATGGTTTAGAAGAAAAAGGAATTGTACAAACAGCGCTAATAAAAGCACCTAAAACACAAAGAAATGCAACACTTACGTCATTAGGTTATGAAGTCATCGATAAAAGCGCATTAATCCAAGTGAAAATTGTAAAGCAAATTGAGCACAATATTGGTAATGAAAATTATTTAAAATTAAAAGAATTACTAAATATGCCTTGGCAGGATAGTGAATAA
- the rnhC gene encoding ribonuclease HIII — protein MTNIVLQLTAGDQQKVKDFYKDRLIERKAPGVLFAAKLFDTAITAYKSGKVMFQGAGAEREAARWGATEQKTPAKVSNTKGDTLPAKFATLSVIGSDETGTGDYFGPVTVAAVYVPASKIALVQELGVKDSKQLTDEYMRKIAPDLMKVCTHSILTLRNEKYNAIQAKGNSQGKIKALLHNQALKHVLAKIAPEKPEYILIDQFAERGIYYNHIKSEKEIVRENVLFSTKAENLHVAVATASILARYAFLKEMDRLAEITGYPLQKGASGRVDEMAAKIWMKHGEDVLRSMTKWHFANTEKARKLIQKRKS, from the coding sequence ATGACAAATATTGTTTTACAACTCACTGCAGGTGATCAACAAAAAGTGAAAGACTTTTATAAAGACCGTTTAATTGAACGAAAAGCACCAGGTGTACTATTCGCTGCGAAGCTTTTTGATACAGCTATTACCGCTTATAAATCTGGAAAAGTGATGTTCCAAGGAGCAGGTGCAGAGCGTGAAGCCGCGCGTTGGGGAGCCACTGAACAGAAAACACCTGCCAAAGTATCCAATACAAAAGGTGATACATTACCCGCAAAATTTGCCACACTTTCCGTTATTGGCTCTGATGAAACAGGAACAGGCGATTATTTCGGGCCAGTGACCGTTGCAGCAGTATATGTACCCGCAAGTAAAATTGCCCTCGTACAAGAACTCGGCGTCAAAGATTCCAAGCAATTAACCGATGAGTACATGCGAAAAATCGCACCTGATTTAATGAAAGTATGTACCCATAGTATTTTGACACTGCGTAACGAAAAGTATAATGCGATCCAAGCAAAAGGTAATTCTCAAGGGAAAATAAAAGCCCTTTTACACAATCAAGCCTTGAAGCATGTGCTTGCAAAAATTGCCCCAGAAAAACCTGAATACATTTTAATCGATCAATTTGCTGAACGTGGTATTTACTATAATCACATCAAAAGTGAAAAAGAAATTGTACGAGAAAATGTTTTGTTCTCAACAAAGGCGGAAAACTTACACGTAGCCGTTGCCACCGCATCAATTTTAGCGCGCTATGCGTTTTTAAAAGAAATGGATCGTTTAGCTGAAATTACAGGCTACCCTTTACAAAAAGGGGCAAGTGGTAGAGTCGATGAAATGGCTGCAAAAATTTGGATGAAGCATGGGGAAGATGTCTTGCGTTCAATGACGAAGTGGCATTTCGCGAATACCGAAAAAGCACGTAAGCTCATACAAAAACGAAAATCTTAA
- a CDS encoding LysR family transcriptional regulator — MLAKLELYRIFNVVSRNKSFSRAAAELYMTQPAISQAISKLENELETLLFNRIPKGVTLTNEGELLHEYVNSALGILDAGEEKIAEFRNLQTGLLRIGVGDTISRYFLLPYLEAFHLKYPGIKLKVLNGTTIEILTFIKAGEADLGICNLPIVDEHLQVIPCKEIHDIFVCGEKYKNLVKKPVRLEMLMKLPLIFLEKRANSRIYVESYLKEQGYAISPEFELGSHDLVLEFAKINLGVGSVTREFSKDYLEKGILYEIELQEPIPKRNIGIVHLKSVPLSRAARKFIMIVDPAIVH, encoded by the coding sequence ATGTTAGCGAAATTAGAATTGTATCGAATTTTTAATGTCGTCAGTCGGAATAAGAGTTTTTCAAGGGCAGCTGCTGAATTGTATATGACACAGCCAGCAATCAGTCAGGCTATTTCAAAATTAGAAAATGAACTAGAAACCCTTCTTTTCAATCGTATACCTAAAGGGGTTACGCTGACAAATGAGGGAGAATTATTACATGAATATGTGAATTCGGCACTTGGTATTTTAGATGCTGGGGAAGAAAAAATAGCCGAATTTAGAAATTTACAAACGGGATTACTTAGAATTGGTGTTGGTGATACTATTTCTCGTTATTTCCTATTGCCTTACTTGGAAGCATTTCATTTGAAATACCCAGGCATTAAGTTAAAAGTATTAAATGGGACGACTATTGAAATATTAACGTTTATTAAAGCAGGCGAAGCAGATTTAGGAATTTGCAACTTACCAATCGTTGATGAGCACCTTCAAGTTATCCCTTGTAAAGAAATTCATGATATATTTGTGTGTGGAGAAAAATATAAAAACTTAGTGAAAAAGCCAGTTCGCTTGGAGATGCTTATGAAGTTGCCGCTAATTTTTTTAGAAAAAAGGGCGAATTCCCGCATTTATGTGGAAAGCTATTTAAAAGAACAAGGATATGCGATTTCTCCTGAATTTGAACTGGGCTCACATGATTTAGTATTAGAATTTGCGAAAATTAATTTAGGTGTAGGCAGTGTAACGAGGGAGTTTTCTAAGGATTACCTCGAAAAGGGCATCTTATATGAAATTGAACTACAAGAACCGATTCCAAAGCGAAATATCGGGATTGTTCATTTGAAATCAGTACCACTGTCACGCGCAGCAAGGAAATTTATTATGATTGTGGATCCAGCAATCGTGCATTAA
- a CDS encoding CarD family transcriptional regulator, with product MYQVGDVTFYNVYGICKIEGIEEREFHGQTQLYYVLNSTHYPTMKLYHPVDSKNSNLKKVLSKDAALSLMECFTQPAGEWIEHSNTRMQQFKVTLNSNDHVQIAQLLNTLSRKKIQLETEDKKLSPQYLQILQKHSPILCEELAIALHLSKEVVQKKIDTFTRQAV from the coding sequence ATGTATCAAGTTGGTGACGTTACATTTTATAATGTATACGGTATTTGTAAGATTGAAGGCATTGAAGAGCGTGAATTCCATGGACAAACTCAACTTTACTATGTTTTAAACTCCACACACTATCCTACGATGAAGCTTTATCACCCCGTTGATAGTAAAAATTCAAACTTAAAAAAAGTTCTAAGCAAGGATGCCGCATTAAGTTTAATGGAATGCTTTACGCAACCTGCTGGAGAATGGATTGAGCATTCAAATACAAGAATGCAACAGTTTAAAGTAACATTAAATTCAAACGATCATGTTCAAATTGCACAATTACTTAATACTCTTTCTCGTAAAAAAATTCAATTAGAAACTGAAGACAAAAAGCTATCTCCTCAATACTTACAAATACTTCAAAAACACTCACCCATTTTATGTGAAGAGTTAGCGATTGCACTTCATTTATCTAAAGAAGTCGTTCAAAAGAAAATCGATACCTTTACTAGACAAGCTGTATAA
- a CDS encoding amino acid permease, which translates to MKKIFRKKPIRDLLHKEGRLQLAKTLGPFDLILLGVGAIVGTGIFILPGTVSAQHAGPGIVFSFVVAAIVCALAGMCYSEFASTVPVTGSAYSYSYIVFGEIIAWIVGWALLLEYGLATAAVATGWSGYFVSLLDGFNIHLPLALTGAFSPENGTYINLPAILIIFTMGYLLMFGMKESARFNTVMVAIKISVVLLFIIVGVFYVKPENWSPFLPFGVSGVFSGAALVFFAYLGFDAVSSAAEEVKNPQRNMPIGIIGSLVICTILYILVSLVLTGIVPYTQLNVADPVAFAMQVINQGWIAGIISLGAVVGMMTVILVMMYGGTRLLLAFARDGLMPKTMSEISPKRKTPVKNTAIFTLIISIIAGFIPLDTLAEMVNMGTLIAFVFVSAGIIYLRKNKELPEGGFKVPLYPLLPILSLLLCIFLISQLSLNTWIACGVWFVIGLIIYFTYGKKHSTLN; encoded by the coding sequence ATGAAAAAAATATTTAGAAAAAAACCAATTCGTGACCTTTTACATAAAGAGGGACGTTTACAACTCGCTAAAACATTAGGTCCGTTTGATTTAATCTTATTGGGTGTTGGTGCAATTGTTGGTACAGGGATTTTCATCTTACCTGGTACGGTTTCTGCCCAACATGCCGGCCCTGGAATTGTATTCTCATTTGTTGTAGCAGCGATTGTTTGTGCACTAGCAGGTATGTGCTACTCAGAATTTGCCTCTACTGTTCCCGTGACAGGTAGTGCTTATTCCTATAGTTATATTGTTTTTGGTGAAATTATCGCTTGGATTGTTGGCTGGGCTCTGTTACTAGAATATGGGCTCGCTACTGCTGCAGTTGCAACAGGCTGGTCAGGTTATTTTGTCTCATTATTAGACGGATTCAATATACATTTACCGCTAGCATTAACAGGTGCTTTTAGTCCAGAAAATGGGACATATATTAATTTACCTGCGATTTTAATTATTTTCACAATGGGCTATTTATTAATGTTTGGAATGAAAGAATCTGCACGTTTTAATACGGTAATGGTTGCCATTAAAATTAGTGTCGTTCTATTATTCATCATTGTCGGTGTGTTTTACGTAAAACCAGAAAACTGGTCGCCCTTTTTACCATTCGGCGTAAGTGGTGTGTTTAGTGGGGCCGCGCTCGTATTTTTTGCTTACCTTGGTTTTGATGCTGTGTCATCAGCAGCTGAAGAAGTAAAAAATCCACAACGCAATATGCCAATCGGAATCATAGGTTCACTCGTAATTTGTACCATTTTATATATACTTGTTTCCCTTGTATTAACGGGTATTGTTCCTTATACACAATTGAATGTAGCGGATCCTGTAGCATTTGCGATGCAAGTGATCAATCAAGGATGGATTGCTGGAATTATTTCACTTGGAGCCGTTGTTGGAATGATGACTGTAATTTTAGTCATGATGTATGGTGGTACACGTTTGCTTCTAGCGTTCGCGCGTGATGGTCTAATGCCAAAAACGATGTCAGAAATTAGCCCAAAACGAAAAACACCTGTCAAAAACACAGCTATTTTTACACTAATCATTTCTATTATCGCTGGATTTATTCCACTTGATACATTAGCGGAAATGGTGAATATGGGGACGTTAATCGCATTCGTTTTCGTATCGGCGGGAATCATTTATTTACGTAAAAATAAAGAGCTTCCAGAAGGCGGCTTTAAAGTACCTTTATATCCGTTATTACCCATTCTTTCGTTACTACTATGTATTTTCTTAATTAGCCAATTATCATTAAACACATGGATTGCTTGCGGTGTATGGTTTGTAATTGGTTTAATCATTTACTTTACGTACGGTAAAAAGCACTCAACATTAAACTAA
- a CDS encoding DEAD/DEAH box helicase has product MPNEFKQFELSQEIIGALRDLDYSAPTEVQKKVLPHALQEKDLIVKAQTGSGKTAAFAIPICEKIDWIENKPQALVLTPTRELAVQVKEEFTNIGRYKRVKAAALYGKQPFRYQQDELKQKTHVVVGTPGRVLDHIEKGTLKLEKIRYLVIDEADEMLNMGFIEQVEAILSHLPKERVTMLFSATVPETIKTLSSRYLKEPMDIEVHTEEAAPKIEHGVMEVPDGEKMSTLEKVVVVENPDTCIIFCRTKDRVDEIHDRLYDREYSVDKLHGGMEQSTRLLVMNDFKRGDFRYLVATDVAARGIDIENISLVINFDLPMEKEAYVHRTGRTGRAGLEGKAITFVTPHEYDFLAGLEEFVGFKIPQMAIPTHEEVEANADAFDKKMQARPQKKKQKSAKVDAKIMKLYFNGGKKKKLRAVDFVGTLAKIPGMTADDIGIITILDASTFVEILNGKGNLVLKAMKTTPIKGKQLKVNISTSK; this is encoded by the coding sequence ATGCCAAATGAGTTTAAACAATTTGAATTATCACAAGAAATTATCGGGGCACTACGCGATTTAGATTACAGTGCACCGACAGAAGTTCAGAAAAAAGTATTACCACATGCACTACAAGAGAAAGATTTAATCGTCAAAGCACAAACTGGGAGCGGGAAAACGGCTGCTTTCGCGATTCCGATTTGTGAAAAAATTGACTGGATCGAAAACAAGCCACAAGCACTTGTGTTAACACCAACACGTGAGCTAGCGGTTCAAGTAAAGGAAGAATTCACGAATATCGGCCGTTACAAACGTGTTAAGGCAGCGGCACTATATGGTAAACAGCCTTTCCGTTATCAACAGGACGAACTAAAGCAAAAAACACATGTAGTAGTAGGGACTCCAGGCCGTGTGTTAGACCATATTGAAAAAGGAACATTGAAGTTAGAGAAAATTCGTTATCTCGTAATAGATGAAGCGGATGAAATGTTAAATATGGGCTTTATCGAACAAGTGGAAGCGATTCTATCGCATTTACCAAAAGAACGTGTAACAATGTTATTTTCTGCAACAGTTCCAGAAACGATTAAAACTTTATCATCACGCTACTTAAAAGAACCGATGGATATTGAAGTGCATACAGAAGAAGCCGCACCGAAAATTGAACATGGGGTAATGGAAGTACCTGATGGAGAGAAAATGTCGACGCTTGAAAAAGTAGTAGTTGTCGAAAATCCGGACACATGTATTATTTTCTGTCGTACGAAAGACCGCGTGGATGAAATACATGACCGTTTATATGACCGTGAGTACAGTGTCGACAAACTGCACGGTGGTATGGAACAATCAACACGTTTACTCGTTATGAATGATTTCAAACGCGGAGATTTCCGCTATTTAGTGGCAACAGATGTAGCGGCACGTGGGATTGATATCGAAAATATTTCACTCGTTATTAATTTCGACTTACCAATGGAAAAAGAAGCGTATGTGCACAGAACAGGTCGAACTGGTCGTGCGGGTTTAGAAGGAAAAGCCATCACGTTTGTTACACCGCATGAGTATGATTTTTTAGCTGGACTAGAAGAGTTTGTTGGATTTAAGATTCCACAAATGGCTATACCTACACACGAAGAAGTAGAAGCAAATGCAGATGCGTTCGATAAAAAGATGCAAGCTCGTCCACAAAAGAAAAAGCAAAAGAGTGCAAAAGTAGACGCAAAAATTATGAAGCTCTACTTTAATGGTGGGAAAAAGAAAAAATTACGTGCGGTTGATTTCGTGGGAACACTTGCGAAAATTCCGGGGATGACAGCTGATGATATCGGAATTATTACAATTTTAGATGCATCGACATTCGTTGAAATTTTAAATGGCAAAGGCAACCTTGTATTAAAAGCAATGAAAACGACGCCAATTAAAGGCAAACAATTGAAAGTAAATATTTCTACAAGTAAATAA
- a CDS encoding TetR/AcrR family transcriptional regulator, which produces MNQRKRQVLDSALQLFIEKGFHNTSIQDIISKAMISKGTFYNYFSSKNECFMAILEQTRYEASLRRHEILLGKDPTDEDVLKEQIIVLMQINKQQNLVSIFEGIFQSNDTELLNLLTRYRYMEIEWVSNRLIDVFGEEARPYTLELAVVFFAMVHHLSMTYRTIYGTSNEAKTFVTVAFRNIKAILPVMMKNNDILITQGSLQLVESNTIYQSITKDMLIEKLTGFKNELKYEDGHSVSIQFTESVLEEFNRETLRIAVIETLLKAFRDSLIGTSHEAESIEIANMMWYYLKNIQEPK; this is translated from the coding sequence ATGAATCAACGAAAAAGACAAGTGCTCGACTCCGCTCTACAGCTTTTTATCGAAAAAGGCTTTCATAATACTTCAATCCAAGACATTATTTCAAAGGCAATGATTTCAAAGGGGACATTCTATAATTACTTTTCTTCTAAAAACGAATGCTTTATGGCTATTTTAGAGCAAACTCGATATGAAGCCAGTTTACGAAGACATGAAATACTTCTTGGAAAAGATCCAACAGATGAAGACGTCTTAAAAGAACAAATTATCGTTTTAATGCAGATTAATAAACAGCAAAATTTAGTTTCTATCTTTGAAGGCATCTTCCAATCAAACGATACAGAACTTCTCAATCTTTTGACACGCTATCGATATATGGAAATCGAATGGGTTTCGAATCGTTTAATTGATGTTTTTGGAGAAGAAGCAAGACCTTATACATTAGAATTAGCCGTGGTATTTTTCGCTATGGTCCACCATCTATCCATGACTTATCGTACAATTTATGGCACTTCCAACGAAGCCAAGACATTCGTTACTGTAGCATTTCGTAATATTAAAGCTATATTGCCCGTAATGATGAAAAATAATGACATACTTATCACACAAGGATCCCTTCAATTGGTTGAATCCAACACAATTTATCAATCCATTACAAAAGATATGTTAATCGAAAAATTAACCGGCTTTAAAAATGAATTGAAATATGAAGATGGTCATTCTGTAAGTATTCAATTTACAGAAAGTGTGCTTGAAGAATTCAACCGCGAAACACTTCGTATAGCAGTCATTGAAACTTTGCTAAAAGCGTTCCGCGATTCACTTATAGGTACTTCCCACGAAGCAGAATCTATTGAAATTGCGAATATGATGTGGTACTACTTAAAAAATATACAAGAACCAAAATAA
- a CDS encoding coenzyme F420-0:L-glutamate ligase: MERVVGTVVRGLRGPIINEGDDIVQIVVDSALNSAKVEGFEIEDRDIVTVTESVVARSQGNYAKITDIAADVNAKFGDDTVGVIFPILSRNRFSNILKGIAKGTKKIVLMLSYPSDEVGNHLVTLDELDEKGVNPWTDVLTESEFRGHFGYKKHTFTGVDYIEYYKELITEQGTEVEVIFSNNAKTILNYTKSVLTCDIHSRFRTKRILTTAGAEKVFGLDNILTESNNGSGFNSNYGLLGSNKSTEDSIKLFPENCQPIVDDIQSKILAATGKLVEVMIYGDGAFKDPVGQIWELADPVVSPAYTPGLDGTPNEIKLKYLADNEFSQLTGEELKAAIKEYITNKEEDLTGNMAAQGTTPRKLTDLIGSLSDLTSGSGDKGTPMIYIKGYFDNYTK, from the coding sequence TTGGAACGTGTAGTAGGAACAGTCGTACGTGGTCTTCGTGGCCCAATCATTAATGAAGGTGACGATATCGTACAAATCGTTGTCGATTCAGCATTAAATTCTGCAAAGGTTGAAGGCTTTGAAATTGAAGACCGTGATATCGTAACAGTAACAGAATCAGTTGTGGCACGTTCTCAAGGGAACTATGCAAAAATTACGGACATCGCTGCAGATGTAAACGCAAAATTCGGAGATGATACAGTTGGCGTTATCTTCCCTATTTTATCTCGTAACCGTTTCTCTAACATTTTAAAAGGCATTGCAAAAGGTACGAAAAAAATCGTCCTTATGCTAAGCTACCCATCAGATGAAGTTGGGAACCACTTAGTTACTTTAGATGAATTAGACGAAAAAGGCGTAAATCCTTGGACAGACGTTTTAACAGAATCTGAATTTCGTGGTCACTTCGGCTACAAAAAACATACATTCACTGGTGTTGACTATATCGAATACTACAAAGAATTAATCACTGAACAAGGCACTGAAGTAGAAGTGATCTTCTCAAACAACGCAAAAACAATTTTAAACTATACGAAAAGCGTTTTAACTTGCGATATTCACTCTCGCTTCCGCACAAAACGTATTTTAACAACTGCTGGTGCTGAAAAAGTATTCGGTTTAGATAACATTTTAACTGAATCAAATAACGGTTCTGGTTTTAACTCAAACTACGGTTTACTTGGTTCAAACAAATCAACTGAAGACAGCATTAAATTATTCCCAGAAAACTGCCAACCAATTGTTGACGACATCCAATCAAAAATCTTAGCTGCTACTGGTAAATTAGTAGAAGTCATGATTTACGGTGACGGTGCGTTCAAAGATCCAGTAGGCCAAATTTGGGAACTTGCTGACCCAGTTGTGTCACCTGCATACACACCAGGTCTTGACGGTACACCAAATGAAATTAAATTAAAATACTTAGCGGACAATGAGTTCTCTCAATTAACAGGCGAAGAATTAAAAGCAGCAATTAAAGAGTATATAACTAATAAGGAAGAAGATTTAACAGGTAATATGGCCGCTCAAGGTACAACACCTCGTAAATTAACTGACCTTATCGGCTCTTTATCTGACTTAACTTCTGGTTCTGGCGATAAAGGTACACCAATGATTTACATCAAAGGCTATTTTGATAACTACACAAAATAA